The nucleotide sequence GGCATGCCGGAGAAACTGATCCGGCATTGCTTGGATCCTGCTTCCGCGAAAGCCTGAAGGTGGCGGTCGGACTTGGTGCCCGGTCCGTCGCCTTCCCTGCGATCAGCGCCGGAATCTATGGGTGGGACGCCCATCAGGTTGCCGAGGTGGCGTTCGACGCCGTCGGGTCGTTTGCGTCGTCGCCAGCGGAACGCGATACGGCCGCTGGTCCGCTGGAGTTGGTGGAGTTCGTGCTGTTCTCCGAGGACACGACGGCAGTCTTCCGGTCCGTGTTCGACGCCTGACGCCGGCCACCTTGGGTTGCTTTAAGAGGGGTGGGCTTCGCTGAGTTCCAGCTGGCTCCGGTATTCCACGGGCTGCTTGGTGATGGGGTCCACGAAGGTGATGCCGCGTGCCAGGAGTTGGAGCGGCTTGCTGTAGTCGTCCGGGGCTTTGTCCAGCAGGTCCGGATAGAAGGCGTCATTGACGATGCCCAGTCCGAGCGAAGCCATGTGTACCCGCAATTGGTGTGTCTTGCCGGTGTGCGGCTCCAGCCGGTACAGCGCGTGCTGCCGGGGGCCGGCGTCGAACGTCCTTACCTGCTCTATCCGCGTTTCCGCGTTCGGTTCGCCGT is from Paenarthrobacter nicotinovorans and encodes:
- a CDS encoding O-acetyl-ADP-ribose deacetylase; translated protein: MRIDILHGDITTRSVDAIVNAANSSLLGGGGVDGAIHRAAGPDLLDACRGLRHAELPGGLPVGAAVATPGFRLPARWVIHTVGPNRHAGETDPALLGSCFRESLKVAVGLGARSVAFPAISAGIYGWDAHQVAEVAFDAVGSFASSPAERDTAAGPLELVEFVLFSEDTTAVFRSVFDA